The Rhizoctonia solani chromosome 4, complete sequence genome contains a region encoding:
- a CDS encoding Vesicular-fusion protein Sec17 — protein MAPSLSQAQQLRAKADKKFNSSTGWFSSSSSKYEEAGDLYQQAANSFKIDKEFKEAGDAFMKEGECREQSGEKDDAANAYWNAAKAYKRGFPDEAARALTMTITLLTKAGRFRQAADREKEIAQIYLQEKQDLGKACESFERAAEWYAQEDAMATANACYKDAADLHAELGNYGHAIALYQKVADHSMTSALTKYSVKEYWLRAGLCALAMQDTVTVRRNMQLYGQKDVTFTSTREAKFINTLTDAVEAGDKEGFTNAVFEYDQVTKLDNWKTSILLHIKRGANIDENGIWYSIYVVPDYGVMFGDAGLPCGMHPTTRASLTLHHVLRFAPYCAGPRCTFSLGVYWSTCRSILKARHGHSVDPAERNNEHSETINCLADTLVSTPDTLNIIHTCIPCVLTGSHLTRSHPWDHAPLDAMAISHVVIHAITNAPGGIADNVQFILNTPSLSVSGVKLVGEMLKMFTGRKGKEVAEQGESAQFGLLVGAAAAYVAASWWLVVTYPVVAVTPLSSTLVGAAVTTLVFLTLIGFAVRRTNVIETAGLALYVAYNIWLCSETGDSDGYGEGWIHISSTYAPLVANIMPHLQTLVNFIRHTLPKPLLVSLFYRLSVLHLASRILPLIGSDSWAGEAGVDDGLQSSRVTTVLLTYRQTIFVTVYSHLLLLDHTSQVWWRWTNIFFTLAAWSVEILLTGEDDDLGVKWKLLDFYMLHATTPPSKPELAPQQLVSTDTLHDNVLKASEDVQRQPGPGINYLPTELLSKVFEIVSEEQDGAIIQLSHVCSHWRRVALFSPRAWSRVVADMSPTSNDPKVEKALAYLARSGACPVDVQVIASYGDSYDPSNGVMDALYSHIPRWRSFSFHCSNSGVSYDVIKSLSGTATALRELRLVFQPGSRAHGEYPRMPTNFLIQAPFLRLLELNGVGVNLNWLTSLQHLETLELVQNGNSPLAYGDLLRVLSTCAASLRSLKIHATISNTGTLPSPALVLPSLQTLDLILQTSPMASVLGHIEAPVLEYLSLQDIRNPSDRWCSIGLRSFLRQPASSLRQLRLCSIGMEDDELIWALGRMEGLEKLELIHSINTDVLLRGLAQPMTDTTADSWVAPALHTLKLEQCHQITGTALVECIKSRNASDSTRHVPIRDLRVQNCYQFERRHSVKLGKLSPFLNLDVAIISSFNFGLGGMRSRSPYQNMVGVAY, from the exons ATGGCACCTTCACTCTCACAAGCCCAGCAATTACGTGCAAAAGCCGACAAGAAATTCAACTCTTCAACCGGATGGTTCTCCAGTAGCAGCTCCAAGTATGAAGAGGCTGGAGACTTGTATCAGCAAGCTGCCAATTCGTTCAAGATCGATaaagaattcaaggaggctggCGATGCGTTTATGAAGGAGGGCGAGTGTCGTGAACAGTCTGGAGAAAAGGATGATGCTGCAAATGCATATTGGAATGCCGCCAAAGCCTACAAGCGAGGGTTCCCAGATG AGGCTGCTAGAGCGCTAACTATGACTATCACACTCTTAACTAAGGCTGGGAGGTTCCGCCAAGCTGCCGACAGGGAAAAGGAAATCGCTCAGATTTACCTACAGGAGAAGCAAGACTTGGGAAAGGCATGCGAGTCGTTTGAGCGTGCGGCGGAATGGTATGCTCAGGAAGATGCTATGGC AACTGCTAACGCGTGTTACAAGGACGCCGCAGACTTGCACGCCGAGTTGGGAAATTATGGCCATGCTATCGCATTGTACCAAAAAGTAGCCGACCACTCGATGACAAGCGCACTCACCAAGTATAGTGTGAAAGAATACTGGCTGCGGGCCGGGCTATGCGCTTTGGCTATGCAG GATACGGTCACAGTTCGCCGCAACATGCAGCTTTATGGACAGAAGGATGTCACATTCACCTCAACACGTGAAGCCAAATTCATTAACACACTGACTGACGCAGTCGAGGCCGGGGACAAGGAAGGATTTACAAACGCAGTTTTCGAATACGATCAG GTTACGAAACTTGACAACTGGAAGACAAGCATACTCCTTCACATCAAGAGGG GTGCCAATATCGACGAGAACGGCATATGGTACAGCATTTACGTGGTCCCTGATTATGGAGTCATGTTTGGCGATGCCGGGTTGCCTTGTGGCATGCATCCCACCACGCGAGCGAGCCTTACTTTGCATCACGTTTTGCGTTTTGCGCCTTACTGCGCTGGTCCGCGTTGTACTTTTTCACT TGGTGTATACTGGAG TACGTGTAGGAGTATATT AAAAGCTCGCCATGGCCACTCCGTGGATCCTGCTGAGCGCAATAACGAACACAGCGAG ACTATCAACTGTCTTGCAGATACTCTTGTTTCTACCCCTGACACTCTCAACATTATCCACACCTGCATTCCTTGTGTGCTCACTGGGTCTCACCTTACACGCTCTCATCCATGGGACCATGCACCTCTTGATGCCATGGCTATCTCCCATGTTGTCATTCATGCAATTACCAATGCACCCGGTGGTATTGCTGACAACGTTCAA TTTATTCTCAACACCCCGTCACTCTCTGTTAGCGGCGTCAAGTTGGTGGGGGAAATGCTTAAGATG TTCACCGGACGCAAAGGCAAAGAGGTTGCTGAACAAGGAGAAAGCGCCCAATTTGGATTGCTGGTGGGAGCGGCCGCAGCGTATGTCGCAGCATCATGGTGGTTAGTCGTG ACTTATCCGGTGGTCGCGGTCACACCGCTATCCTCGACCCTAGTTGGCGCCGCAGTTACTACACTGGTGTTCTTGACCTTGATAGGGTTTGCGGTTAGACGAACCAATGTGATAGAGACGGCTGGTCTGGCACTATATGTTGCCTATAACATCTGGCTATGCTCAGAAACGGGTGATAGTGATGGCTACGGTGAAGGGTGGATCCATATTTCAAGCACATA CGCTCCGCTCGTTGCGAATATCATGCCTCATCTTCAGACCCTAGTTAATTTCATTCGGCACACGCTTCCCAAGCCACTCTTAGTGTCATTATTCTATCGTTTATCCGTACTTCACTTGGCCTCGCGCATACTTCCTTTGATCGGAAGTGATAGCTGGGCGGGTGAAGCCGGTGTCGATGATGG CTTGCAGAGCTCGCGAGTAACAACAGTTCTTCTGACTTATCGGCAAACCATCTTTGTCACAGTCTATTCGCACCTATTGT TACTTGACCATACCTCTCAAgtttggtggaggtggaccAATATCTTCTTTACATTG GCGGCCTGGTCTGTGGAGATCTTATTGACAGGAGAGGACGATGACCTTGGAGTCAAGTGGAAG CTTCTTGATTTC TATATGCTGCATGCAACCACCCCTCCCTCAAAGCCGGAATTAGCCCCCCAACAGCTCGTTTCTACCGATACATTACACGATAACGTCCTCAAGGCATCTGAAGACGTACAAAGACAGCCGGGACC TGGTATCAACTATCTCCCAACCGAACTCCTATCCAAAGTTTTCGAGATCGTATCCGAGGAACAAGATGGAGCAATCATCCAACTGTCACATGTGTGTAGCCACTGGCGACGCGTCGCCCTATTCTCTCCACGAGCGTGGTCCAGAGTGGTAGCCGACATGTCCCCGACCTCTAATGACCCGAAAGTTGAGAAAGCATTGGCTTACCTAGCCCGTTCGGGTGCCTGCCCAGTTGATGTCCAAGTCATAGCCAGCTATGGTGACAGCTACGATCCATCAAACGGCGTTATGGATGCTTTGTATTCGCATATCCCTCGCTGGCGTTCATTTTCATTTCACTGCTCAAACTCGGGAGTCTCCTACGATGTTATCAAATCGCTTAGCGGGACCGCTACGGCACTTCGAGAGCTCCGACTCGTATTTCAGCCCGGTTCCAGGGCACATGGGGAGTACCCTCGTATGCCAACGAACTTTTTGATTCAGGCACCTTTTCTGAGGTTGCTCGAGCTGAATGGGGTCGGTGTCAATTTGAACTGGCTCACCTCTTTACAACACCTTGAGACATTGGAGCTGGTCCAAAATGGCAATAGCCCACTTGCATACGGCGATCTTCTCCGGGTATTGTCGACTTGCGCCGCTTCATTACGCAGCCTCAAGATTCACGCAACGATCTCGAACACCGGCACCTTGCCCTCGCCGGCCCTCGTCTTGCCCTCGCTTCAGACCCTCGATCTGATCCTGCAGACTTCGCCAATGGCGTCTGTACTTGGCCACATTGAAGCCCCTGTCTTGGAATATCTCTCATTGCAAGACATACGAAATCCCAGCGATCGCTGGTGCTCTATTGGCCTTCGCTCGTTCTTGCGTCAACCAGCTTCAAGCCTTCGCCAGTTAAGGTTATGCTCAATTGGAATGGAAGACGATGAATTGATTTGGGCGCTGGGGCGAATGGAAGGGCTTGAAAAACTCGAGTTAATTCATTCCATCAATACTGATGTCTTGCTGCGTGGCTTGGCGCAGCCCATGACAGACACTACTGCAGACTCTTGGGTTGCCCCAGCACTTCACACTTTAAAACTCGAGCAATGTCACCAAATAACGGGAACTG CTCTGGTTGAATGCATCAAATCTCGCAACGCGAGTGATTCAACTAGACATGTCCCTATTAGGGACTTGAGGGTGCAAAATTGCTATCAATTTGAACGTCGACATTCAGTTAAACTGGGTAAACTTTCACCATTCCTCAACCTTGATGTTGCCATTATTTCTTCTTTCAACTTCGGTCTTGGTGGTATGCGCTCCCGAAGCCCTTACCAGAATATGGTTGGAGTTGCATACTAA
- a CDS encoding Gpi16 subunit, GPI transamidase component: MSATPPSMQLWPLLAIFASFFEFLTVLKDVPRRPDTLSIEDSSQHYTVVPLALGQILREYSVTELHLSLNAGKWNYKTWGVPLVPSVASGAELWAWMGHTHNETTEAIDARWHGLTNALAGLFCASLGSMDARRTITPEVAFRPEGDLPRDYPHSLRYAAMPSENVCTENLTPFVKLLPCKAHAGIASLLNPHRLFDADWHGMSITVRWLENTGIELRLGFGAIMDPVRLNWSFQSLFGRGLHKSCLIASKSKVLVGMGPTSEGSALLPYGHKLLKMSDTRSLAVYDVSHNKEEFQLSQQWVDEKVFSYGPVSPQLPITVRRVLTGAEQTHGGLLLSITNEGNTEFTTAWLETMPWFIQFFLHTLELRVDGQKRGDTLQVTVSFRKAFILYTEHPPDAHRGWDLPAAVITPLCAEADSKTMELTHRYGLGLVDTCGTRLYTSTLLVDLATPDFSMPYNVIIMTSTVVALFFGSIFNLLTRKFVISDGPRSVYRTTIALMKSEQLRVAYLGPQGTYSHQAAAAAFKNAPATFLSCKTISHTFEAVCEDRVEFSCIPLENSLHGSVIETLDLLRVDRPLERAVSITSEFTIGIEHCLIACRGVRIEEITRVLSHEQALGQCHDFLSTHLPNVAQVRTASTASAAEHLLELSAKGDSLARCSAAICSRICVDMHKELELVQNGIQDGEINFTRFIILSKIPLPAQIRLPTLQRALLRCILPPVNKSNVSNPTVTLSSIIRSIPSDIQVLRVDRRPSLCKTPFHDCAFLEVVCQPPLSAGDHGPDTISQLWRDKVATGVKDVNSQVHGGDLPCCRILGAW, encoded by the exons ATGTCAGCCACTCCACCTTCCATGCAGCTCTGGCCATTGCTGGCGATATTCGCGTCATTT TTTGAATTTTTGACCGTGTTGAAGGACGTTCCAAGGCGGCCCGACACGTTGAGTATTGAGGATTCGT CGCAACATTACACTGTCGTGCCCCTTGCTCTGGGCCAAATATTACGAGAATATTCCGTTACAGAGCTCCATCTTTCACTCAACGCCGGAAAGTGGAATTACAAAACATGGGGTGTGCCTCTGGTACCAAGTGTTGCTTCTGGAGCAGAGCTTTGGGCGTGGATGGGTCATACCCACAACGAGACTACCGAGGC AATTGACGCACGATGGCACGGCCTCACCAATGCACTTGCTGGACTATTTTGCGCGTCTCTCGGATCTATGGATGCACGTCGCACGATCACTCCAGAAGTTGCTTTTCGGCCAGAAGGCGATTTGCCTAGAG ACTATCCTCACAGTCTAAGATACGCGGCCATGCCATCCGAAAATGTGTGCACCGAAAAccttaccccctttgttAAGCTTCTCCCATGCAAGGCTCACGCCGGAATAGCTTCGCTTCTCAACCCTCACCGCCTGTTCGATGCTGACTGGCATGGCATGAGCATTACCGTTCGGTGGTTGGAGAATACCGGTATCGAATTACGATTAGGGTTTGGTGCGATCATGGATCCCGTCAGATTAA ACTGGTCGTTCCAATCCCTCTTTGGACGGGGATTGCACAAGTCATGCCTCATTGCGTCAAAGAGCAAGGTGCTTGTTGGAATGGGGCCCACAAGTGAAGGTTCCGCACTTCTTCCGTATGGGCATAAGCTCCTTAAAATGAGCGATACCAGGAGTTTGGCCGTATACGATGTCAGTCATA ACAAAGAAGAGTTCCAGTTGTCGCAGCAGTGGGTAGATGAAAAAGTGTTTTCCTACG GACCCGTGTCACCACAATTGCCTATCACCGTGCGTCGCGTGCTGACCGGCGCTGAACAAACACATGGTGGCCTCCTCCTGAGCATTACCAATGAAGGGAATACAGAATTTACCACCGCCTGGCTGGAAACCATGCCTTGGTTTATTCAGTTCTTCCTCCACACATTGGAGCTTCGCGTAGATGGCCAAAAACGAGGCGA TACGCTCCAGGTGACGGTATCGTTCCGTAAGGCATTCATCCTATACACGGAACATCCACCGGATGCGCACCGTGGATGGGACCTTCCAGCTGCTGTTATTACCCCTCTTTGTGCGGAAGCTGATTCGAAAACTATGGAGCTAACACATCGTTATGGTCTGGGCCTTGTAGACACGTGCGGTACGCGCCTATATACCTCGACACTTTTGGTGGACCTCGCTACTCCGGACTTTAGCATGCCTTACAATGTGATCATCATGACCAGCACGGTTGTCGCATTATTCTTTGGTAGCATCTTCAACCTATTGACTAGAAAGTTTGTGATT TCAGACGGCCCTCGATCAGTTTATAGAACTACCATCGCTCTTATGAAGTCCGAACAACTCCGAGTCGCATATCTAGGTCCCCAAGGGACTTATTCACACCAG GCAGCAGCCGCTGCGTTCAAAAACGCCCCAGCGACGTTCCTATCTTGCAAAACCATCAGTCATACCTTTGAAGCCGTTTGTGAAGACCGGGTTGAGTTTTCGTGCATTCCGCTCGAAAATAGTCTGCACGGAAGTGTGATCGAGACTCTGGACCTTTTGAGGGTGGATCGACCGCTCGAACGCGCTGTTAGTATCACCTCGGAGTTTACCATCGGGATCGAGCACTGTTTAATAGCGTGCCGCGGCGTTCGAATAGAAGAAATTACGAGGGTGCTTAGCCATGAGCAG GCTCTAGGACAGTGTCATGATTTTTTATCGACGCATCTTCCCAATGTCGCACAAGTACGAACTGCTTCGACCGCCTCGGCTGCAGAGCACCTATTAGAACTCTCAGCAAAGGGGGACTCTTTGGCCCGTTGTTCCGCGGCAATTTGCTCGCGGATTTGTGTTGATATGCACAAGGAGCTTGAACTAGTCCAGAATGGCATACAAGACGGAGAAA TTAATTTTACTAGATTCATCATACTTTCCAAGATACCCCTTCCTGCGCAAATCCGGCTCCCGACCCTGCAACGAGCACTCCTCCGATGCATATTGCCACCCGTCAATAAATCCAACGTATCCAACCCAACAGTAACATTAAGCTCCATCATTAGATCTATCCCGAGTGATATTCAAGTGCTCCGAGTCGACCGAAGACCCTCGCTCTGCAAAACACCATTCCACGATTGTGCTTTCTTAGAGGTCGTGTGCCAACCCCCGCTTTCAGCCGGTGACCACGGTCCAGACACCATCAGTCAATTGTGGAGAGATAAGGTTGCAACAGGGGTGAAAGACGTCAATAGTCAAGTCCATGGAGGTGATCTACCTTGTTGCCGTATCTTGGGTGCATGGTAA